TAATGAAACTCCACCAAATGTAAGTCAGAGGAATAGTGGTGGCATGCCAAAGAGCATGTGCATCAAAAAGTCCTTGATGTGGAGGGAAATCATAGATTTCTAGGAGCATCGCAAGGCCACCAGCAATAACAACGAGCCAGAGCTTCCAACGCGAAGGATGGTTACTAACACCAGCCCAAACTGCCCACATGGAAAGTTGTGCCACAGCCATCACTACGCAAACTATCATATTCCATCCTACACAGTTAGATTGAGTGTTATCAAAATCCGCAACCACGAGAGGAGAAAAAGGAATGAATAAGAGAAATGACGAACATAATGAAGAAAATTACAAGTTAAAACTTATGTTTCTCTCAAGTGTACATAAAATCTCTCGCATTAGAATACTTGCAGTAAAACCATaacttcaattttgataaaGATGGTAGCCATTCCAAATCCAATCTTTCCTAAGAGTCACTGCCACTGCTTAAGCCGAAAGAGTGACTTGgaagaaaaatgataagttaagaatCTTGTCAATAATCTTGTGATTGAAGAAGAAACCGCATAGATGAATAACATACATAATTAACAGACAGCGCAAGGTAAGTTTTTCATCAAGGAGAGAAATAAATAACACATTGTTCCTACAATCAACTCTCAGTCTTggcaataataatataaagattACATGACAGGACTTACCATAATCTAGTAAATAGAAGTTGATGTACATTACGTGGGTGGTCACAAAAGCAATCAATGGAGCAGCAACCATAACTCTGGTAGCCTCATCCCTAATACTGAATGTCCGTAAGATGGCTAAAATGAGGGAGTACCCAAGGAGAACGACTGCAGATGAGTAGTCTAGTTTCTCTGTTAGATCAACATCTCTGCAGcacaaaacaatgaaaattaaGCTTTAGAAGAAAAGGACAAAGAacttgagagaaaaagaaaattttaagattCATAAATTGCAATATTTGACAAGTAATTGAGACATGTTTCGTTTCTTTCTAACAGTTTGAGTGGGATTTTAAAACAAGAGTGAGGTAATTTCTTGAAAACAATTGGAGCATCAACATAATTCAGAACAATATCAGAATTAGCTTTAATTAAAACCAATTATATTATGGACTACACAAAATGAAGTTTATAAAGGCTTccattttaaaggaaaaaaagtctTCACAGAGGTTAATGTGTCTTAGAAGGGGGAAGTATTAGGAATAATCATATactaaaaattaacataagaaaTAGTTTATGCATTAGCATGTTGTATGCATATATTGTTATTCAATTTGTGTCACATAGTTTGCCAGGTGATTAAAACTTCAATATAAGAACTAAGTAGTATCACTGCACTAAGAAATACCAATAGACAGCATAACAATCAATCATTCTTTAGAATCAGTGCAAAATACTGAAAATATCCACATAAGTAACTTACCGACTGTGGAAAACAGCACTCCAGAACCAGGAGTTAAGTGATAAAAGTCCATACATATGCCACAAACCAGCATACTCATAATATGCCTTCTTTCCATCTTTTAGAGGCAATTTATAGTGTATAAGAATGAAAAAGGAAACCCAACCATGAAAATGCATTGCGAGATTGAGAGCTGAGAAAGCCACAGAAGCAGGCTCCTGATTAAAAGGATACATGGCAGTTCATTAAACAAAGGGATTTGAGATCATTGGATGCCAActcaaaatgaaaaacattagGATATGGCTTCTTTGCTATCATACCTGCATCCCATATATACGCCTGAATGGCCATTTGCCATGATATTTGACAGGTCCAAGGTTATGTGactccctttctttctctctgTCAAGCATGCAGTAGTACCGGCAGTCACCTTGACAATCCCATTTTTTCCATTGTAAATAGAGTGGTTCTTGTTGCATGTACCATGGGCGATCAATAAATTCTCCATCAGAAGAAAATTTACAGTTTGGAAAGCATCTTTgcccaatgcatccagtttctTGACATTGTGTTATACAACCCCTGATTTCCAaatcaaacaagaaataaaaatagattggAGAAATCAAAAAACATAACTTAAATCATAGAGCAAATAGTAACTCAAATTTGGATGCAATGAAGATTTCCTATGTACTAAAATTAGCAAAACTGAAAAAAGGAACCAGAGGTAATAGATGATGGGCCAGTAGGAAAGGCATCACTTTTAGTGGTAGTATAGTATCTAAAGTTTAGTTCTTGATAGAAACCAGTGATCTCAATTAATCCAAGAGGCAAATCCTACCTAGTGATGGGGCTTggttgttattgttgatgatgTTATATCGGAAACTACTTTGTATGGGGATGTTTGGTGTGAGAAAatgccttttgtttttattttctgtttttttctttcaattacaaaaatgtcacattgttttcattttgtttccaATTTT
This region of Glycine max cultivar Williams 82 chromosome 7, Glycine_max_v4.0, whole genome shotgun sequence genomic DNA includes:
- the LOC100796606 gene encoding post-GPI attachment to proteins factor 3; translated protein: MLDGWVCAFLLVLSWSVEVIDASAGDADPRYRGCITQCQETGCIGQRCFPNCKFSSDGEFIDRPWYMQQEPLYLQWKKWDCQGDCRYYCMLDREKERESHNLGPVKYHGKWPFRRIYGMQEPASVAFSALNLAMHFHGWVSFFILIHYKLPLKDGKKAYYEYAGLWHMYGLLSLNSWFWSAVFHSRDVDLTEKLDYSSAVVLLGYSLILAILRTFSIRDEATRVMVAAPLIAFVTTHVMYINFYLLDYGWNMIVCVVMAVAQLSMWAVWAGVSNHPSRWKLWLVVIAGGLAMLLEIYDFPPHQGLFDAHALWHATTIPLTYIWWSFIRDDAEFRTSNLLKKAK